Proteins encoded in a region of the Watersipora subatra chromosome 5, tzWatSuba1.1, whole genome shotgun sequence genome:
- the LOC137396556 gene encoding alpha-(1,3)-fucosyltransferase fut-1-like codes for MRIRKAIFLFLTATAGCLMWASRYIQTAQSTHGAEIDNLRSFHKHVHQQVANYRNNTANSLQQQSMFTGQTTHEVDMDYKPPFQKFAPEQITNFKNITKSLRQTSMKANLTSTTMKPTSRSCKVDYMLSGNKTKKIIFYMGDLWEGMGGILRFDGCEYSNCIYQTCDNTDYAPLADTLIFAHNSKHVTLTLSPKVRQSQLWLVYGVESPAYKHYHWNQALNNFNGTLTYLRKSTPESFPYGFTLPIEKDMRVAHETNYAKGKTKGAYAYVSNCNSMFYDRLKVMKELSKYIEVDIYGGCTGKRPCPNRFDAECEAKLHSQYRFYLAFENSLCTEYITEKFYKALQSDGFYVPVALGGLSVQEYELISPPNSFIHVYNFSSIEALGKHLQTLVKNDTAYNSYHEWRNSFRISMLASKERICDLCKVINHPDMLHSNTERMFADEFNDPKNCRNFTIM; via the coding sequence ATGCGGATACGAAAAGCCATATTCTTGTTCCTTACTGCAACAGCAGGATGTTTGATGTGGGCATCCAGATACATACAAACTGCGCAATCGACTCATGGGGCAGAAATAGACAACCTACGTTCCTTTCACAAACATGTACACCAACAGGTCGCCAATTACAGAAATAATACCGCCAACTCATTGCAGCAACAAAGCATGTTTACTGGACAGACAACTCATGAAGTAGATATGGACTATAAGCCGCCCTTCCAAAAATTTGCACCTGAACaaattaccaattttaaaaatattaccaaATCATTGCGGCAAACAAGCATGAAGGCTAATCTAACGAGCACAACCATGAAACCAACCAGCCGGTCTTGTAAGGTTGACTACATGTTGTCTGGAAACAAGACCAAAAAGATAATATTTTACATGGGAGACTTATGGGAAGGCATGGGTGGAATTTTACGGTTTGATGGATGTGAATATTCAAACTGTATTTACCAAACCTGTGATAACACGGACTACGCCCCTCTAGCCGATACATTGATATTTGCACATAACTCCAAGCACGTTACACTGACGTTATCACCCAAAGTTCGCCAGAGCCAGCTCTGGCTCGTCTACGGTGTTGAATCACCAGCCTACAAACATTACCATTGGAACCAAGCTCTAAACAACTTCAATGGTACTCTCACGTATCTGCGAAAATCTACACCCGAAAGTTTTCCTTATGGATTTACTCTCCCTATTGAAAAAGATATGAGGGTGGCGCATGAAACTAATTATGCCAAGGGAAAAACCAAAGGGGCTTACGCCTACGTGTCTAACTGCAACTCGATGTTTTATGATAGACTAAAAGTGATGAAGGAACTTTCTAAGTACATCGAAGTAGATATCTATGGAGGCTGTACGGGCAAGAGACCCTGTCCGAATAGGTTCGATGCAGAATGTGAGGCTAAACTCCACTCTCAGTATAGATTCTACCTAGCCTTTGAGAACTCTCTATGCACAGAATATATTACTGAGAAGTTCTATAAGGCATTACAATCCGATGGATTTTATGTACCCGTTGCTCTCGGTGGCCTTTCTGTGCAAGAGTATGAACTTATATCTCCGCCAAATTcattcatacatgtatataatttttcttCAATAGAAGCACTCGGCAAGCACCTTCAAACGCTAGTTAAAAATGACACTGCCTATAATTCTTATCATGAATGGCGAAATAGTTTCCGAATATCTATGTTGGCCTCAAAAGAGAGAATATGCGACCTTTGCAAGGTTATTAACCATCCAGATATGCTTCATTCTAATACTGAGAGAATGTTTGCAGATGAATTTAATGACCCTAAAAACTGCAGGAATTTTACCATAATGTAA